The window GCCGCTGCACTACTCTGACCTTTTCTATCTCACCTTGGTATTTGtgcaaaatataattatttacagATTCATTCAGCACCtattttctatgtttttctgtcctttttaaaaaacaaaacaaagttatgGCGTGCTGTTGTGGGAGCTGCTGACAGGAGAAGTTCCATTTCGGGGTATTGATGGTCTTGCAGTGGCTTATGGGGTGGCAATGAACAAACTGGCCTTGCCCATTCCCTCCACCTGTCCTGAGCCCTTTGCACGTCTTATGGAGGgtaagagaaacaaaatcaaatatagCTGAGAAGCATCgaataaacagaatatattATCACTTTCTGGAACCACAAGGGCAAAAAATACGTTTTTGAGagtgtttttcatcttttgccACAGACTGCTGGAGCCTAGACACTCACTCCCGGCCACAGTTCACAACTATTCTGGACCAGCTGACGGCCATCGAGGAGTCTGGCTTTTTTGAGATGCCAGCAGAGTCCTTCCACTCTCTGCAGGATGACTGGAAACTGGAGATTCAGGAAATGTTTGATCAACTGAGGACCAAGGAAAAGGTAAAGATGAGTGGTCATAAGGTTGAATTTATGTAAACATATGCAATTAAACCTCAGGCTCTTCTCTAATGACATACATATTGGAATCTATTTTCGCTAGGAAGTTTAAGGTTGGGAGTTCAATGCAGCTGTTTAAAGGTTGCATCGGTTTTTCCTtcacttcttctttttgttccctcaggagctgcgaTCGTGGGAGGAGGAGCTGACCCAAGCGGCACTGCAGCAGAAGTGCCAGGAGGAGGCGTTGAGGAGGCGCGAGCAGGAACTTGCTGAGCGGGAGATCCACATTCTGGAGCGAGAGCTCAACATCATCATTCACCAGCTCTACCAAGAAAAGCCTCTTGTGGAGAGCAGGCAGGGCAAGTTCCGCCGCAACCGCCTTAAACTCAAGGATGGAAACAGAATCAGCTTGCCTTCAGGTACTGCAAACAAACTggagtgctgcagtgtgtgtcaaCAGTATGCACAAGTCTGCAAATTGAGTCAAGTTAGAGTTGGAATATTGTGATATAAGACAAGATAACGTGGAATTTTGGATTTACTTTAAATGTTATTATCAGGATCTTAAAGGGTCCATTAGATATCGCTTATATTATACAATTTTATAAACTAGAGGCTGTTACCTACATCTTCACATTACTAATTGTTTTTTCTCATAAATATATTACACCCACCCCTACTTTGAATTGAAATTCAATACCCATATTAAATATTGTTACATCATCGATATCAAGGAAATTATCGAAAAAGTGTGATATTTATTTGAGCTTGTTAATGTTGCCAAGCCTTTAAGGAGGGTACGGTTGCTCGTGACCATGTCtttctcaaacaaacaaacagttctCTTAATTTGATGAGCTGTCTGTCCacctttaaaacagtttcaagCTTGATTAGGTAACTGTAGAAATGCATAAGCTAAAATGTAGATGGTGTGAAGGTACGCAAAGTGTCATTGTAGATGGGcaatgttgattaatgtgctttgttaaagaaaatggaaaaatgtcaaaaaaatttTTGGCAGATGTTATTTGATCACCTTATCGTGTTTAGCTTTGCTGTCATGTCTTTTCTTATTACTTTCTGATATTGTTTCTGTGACTTTCCTGCATTGGGGATAGCAGCTTTAGTGTTTATTAGATTTTCTTAGACTTGAGTAAATCAGATTCctaatttcaaatgttttttttttttgttttttttgaaaTCCTAATTTAGATTTTCAGCACAAAATCACAGTGCAGGCGTCTCCCTCACATGATCGGCGGAGGAGTTTGCTCAGCAGCAGTTCCAGTCCTCAGACCAGTCCACCTATGTTGCCCCGCCTGAGAGCCATCCAACGTAAGCATCATAAGAATCTTGATTTGATTAAATTGATCATTATTGGAGCACAGAATTTGTGTGCTCTCTATGGATGTCTAAATTCACTTGGTTTTCTCAGTTCTGATATTATTCATTACAAGCTACTTACTGTTTGCCCTTGATATCCATTCTCATAATGTATtctctttaaaatgtcttcttttgcaGTCACTCCAGGGGAGGGATGTGCAGCCTGGGGTTGCAACACAGGTTTTcagcaggatgaagaggaggctgAGAGGAAGGGGTCCAGGAAAAAGGGCAGATCCCGTGGGTGTGGCCCATACAGGGAGCACAGTGCTGATGCTAggtaaggggaaaaaaaaccctcaccTCAGTTTAATGAGATATTTAATCTAGAAATAGTCCTTACCCACTTTACCTTAATAATTtcagttattgttttttaataggTCATTTCACACAACgttgcttttaaaatgaaaactttttaCGAAACAAAATCTCAGCTTGTTTTCCcattatttctgtctttatccTTTCTATCTGACAGTGTAAAGCCTCCCCAAGAAGGCAGCAGGCAGCGGTCCTGCAGCGCCCCAAACCTTCGCAGATCCCCGAGACACAGTCCAGCTGTGCCTGGAGTGCCAAGCCTTGTGGAGATGGGTAAGCAGGACCAGCTTATTAGGTCTATTTTGTCTGGCATATGCACACTCCACATAATAATACAGACAACAGCTGTAGTCCAAAGGTTAGCAGAAAACATGGAACGggaaagtgtgtgagtgagataCTTCACTCCCACATGGCTCTTAGTGGTTGACCTAAGAAACTCACAGATGTTTGTAGCTGTATGAATGTAAACAGGCTGTTGCTGAAAAAGCATCATGCACACTCAACAAACCAAACTTGGATGGATGGAATTCAAGTCACTTCATGTTTTAGAGGAATTGTTATATGAGATTTAAGGCTTGACTGTGCAACGTGAACTATTCTGCCTGTGAATATATCTACAAATACTAGTTTTCTATGTATATGCTCCAGTGTACATGCTTTATAAGACAACCAAATTGATAATAACATGTGAATGATtctgtttttagaaaatgaaGACTGCTGCTTCACTACTGAGGCAGGACCAGCTCCTGGTCAGTCCTACCTCTGCATCCCCTTCCATAAAGAGGGCCAcacggctgctgctgctgctgacggTGATGGAGATGAGTACTGCCCCAGTGGCCATGTTCCAGAAACACCGCCATGCAGGAAGAGCCCCGGTGGGGGCCGGCGGTCTGAGCTGGTCCTGTTGGGCTGTGGAGCTCTACTGGCAGCCGTCGGACTGGGCTGCAACCTGTTAACTTTGTCCCAACCGGAGGAGAGCATCAAATCACGATGGGAGGGtttcttccacagaacagggggCCAGAGGCGGAGCACCAGCCCCCAGACTCACAAACTGTTCCGGCGGGAAAGCCCGCTGAAACCCTCGGCGCCCTCGCTGCCTGAGCGAGGCTTGCCGTCCTCTTACACGCTGCTGTCCCTATCATCAGTGTCTGACTGCAACTCTACCCGCTCGCTGCTGCGCTCTGACAGCGAGGACTTGTTGGTCTACCAGCCTAGTGTCTCACAGCATCAGGCCATCCAAACCCCAGTCAACCCGCTGGTAAACACCCACCTTGAGAGCTTCAAGCGTAACCCCCGCCAGTctctcacacccacacatgtaCCCTCTGCCCCAAGTTCTTCACGTAGCCTGCGTCGAACACCATCGGATGGAGCCATCAAGAAGAGCTGCCCTCCTAATAATCTGGAACCACTGCCAGAAAGAACAGCATTAGAGAATACAGGTAAAGTCTTGTGTCTTCTTCAATTCCAACTAGATGTACAGTCATAGGATTGTTAGCGTTTACCACCATGGGTTTTTGAGGGTTGATACTgatacagatgtttttttagtttgtttgatGATATTCAGTTCCCtcatatttgatcatttaatgcaaaaaatgtatttttagccacactagcgaCGTGGCTCTAGGAATGGCCATGTCTGTTGGACGGCCCACAACTTTGgtccggactgaaatatctcaacaactatttgatggattgccgtgaaattttgtacagacattcatggtccctaaaacaattagtcaattaatgaATTACTtgattgaaagaaaatgaatctgcaactattttcataattgattaatcgtttaagtaatttttcatcatttgattATTCCAGGTTCTCTAATGTGGagtgttggtcggacaaaacaagatattttaatGATGTCATCTTGTGCTCTAGGATATTATGCTGAgcatttttaaactattttctgatgttttatggaccaaacgattaatcgagaaaattaTCTGCAGATTATTAATTGCtaatggtccccagaggagaattcctactgactttggtgatcaccatgaggttcacaactattggatggattgccatgaaatttgatgcagacattcatgttcccttcaGTATGAATAGTAATAATTTTGATGGTCCCTTAACTTGTCATTTAGCGCCCTCATCATGTTcaaatttaatttgtacaatactttggtttatgttaACTAATGTCTTTTTcatcagcctcatctgtactttgtgtttagttctaATTAGCAATGTTATCacactaacatgctaaactgaaATGGTGAAGGTGGTAAACATCTGAATGGTAGCATCGTCACTGTGAACGTGTTGCAATGCAAGcagtagcatttagctcaacagCTCACAGCTGTGCCGAAGTACAGCATCACAGaactgctagtgtggctgtagactctgtcagtgtggaaaaacaaacaaaccctgaaacagcatttaaaccaTCATGGAAAACTAAAAATGTTATTGAAGGTGTCACTTATGTAGCTCTAGGCAGAACACAGCCTCGATCATACAGTATTAATGGTGTGCTTTATTGGCTGACACCTGATATTTAATAAATCACCAATATTGGCCTGAAAATAACCAACTAAAATATTGGTCTAACCCAATACATTTCTGGAAATATGATGTTGGATTTACTCtaactgtttttcttctttctttctttctttccttttttaaccACAACAGGTGGCTTCAGAGGTTTAAAAGAGGACTGTCCTGAGGTCCCCCGGCTCCCCGATCCAAATGTTGTGTTCCCTCCAACTCCCCGTCGTCGCTGTGCTCCTGAACGCCCCAAAACCCTTGACTTTGTGGCTCGGCCTCGGCCTTCACCTCGGGCACGCTGTGATGTGTTTTGGGCGGAAGTCAGGCCTAGGGGAAATGGACAAAACCTGGGTAACAGCGAGTCCCCCGCCCACACTTCCAGCACAGAGACTCCTCCGACTGTAGAGTTTGGTAGAGACCCGGCGGTGCTCCCCACCCCAATGGAGGCCCCGACGCCCTACTCCCCCCGCAGGAAGGAAAACCTGTTGGATCAGCTGGATGAAGGACAGTGCCGGGATGGAACCATCCCACTCTGCAGACCGGAGATCAGCTTTCCCAAAGACTCACCTTACCGCTACAGACCTGGATTCTGGTCCTAACTCAGCCCCATGTGCAAACAGCCCGGGCCCTTCACCGGTCCAACACCAGGAGGGGACTGTCCCTGCTGTTAGCCTTTGGATTGTTACAGGTCTGGGTCAATTAGTACTTACAAAATTAATCTGTTTCTAGCTTTAATCAGTACGTAATGGGGGTGGTTCACCTCTCCCCATCTACTATATTGTGACTAAATTACCGAAAGACATTTACTGTGAATATTTTACCTTTCTGACATTTGTTGTATTTCCATTTGTGATAAAAATCCAATTTGGCATCGAAACTGCTAAAACAAACCCTGAAaagtatttgaaaatatttatttgaccCAGGTTTGGTTGTTAATGCATTAGAGGGACAGAATATCCATTTCCTTGACTTCTCTCACTTTCGGAAACcctgtcatttgtcatttgagATGTAAAGGCTTTTTTTCTTTGGGAATAAACTGATTAATGGCTTTATAGCAGAATGTTATTGTCATTTCAAACCTGAGTTCAAGATTGTGCATTTAATGAAGTGCACTTTCAGAAAGCATCATGAATGTAAAGCTTCAGGTTTTTTCCATTGTCAAAAACGCTGTCTCTGATGATTTGTAATTTGTCGGTAAAAGCATTGTGTTATTCGAACTCATCTGTATAATTAACTCTCCTTTGTTAGTGGCTGATGGATTCCTGTTTTGTACTGAGCACCTGTCATCACCAATCACTTGTACAGAGTAATATCCCAGGGACAGGGGATGCTGTTGTATAATATGAGCACTTCATTGCATTAGCAACCTGCAGTCTTGAAACAGTGTCAGTACAATAATGTCTGACACGGTCTCGGGCCCTGTACACTGAACTGTATTGTAAAGAATAATGTTACTACTGCTTGGGTTTGAAGTGGGACCGAAACACTGTCCGGAAGTCACAACCAAATATATCAAAGAACTCATTAATTCCCTGTCGAGTTCATTCTTTGTTTGTGACCCTGTCAGAGCAGCTTGTTTGGATCCCGACCCACCAGTTGAGAAACATTTCTCCAAACTAAAAATGGAACTTCGTATTTGTAACTCTGTAAATTGTCTGCCTCATAAATTGTTGATCAAGAGAAGATGAGGGATGTGAAGTGTGTATTATGTAAGCGACAAACTGCACGAGTGTGGAATGGCACACAGGTGAAGCAGGCCCTGGTGGCATGTGGAAGTTCATTCCTGATTATTTATATGtgtaatgatttatttaatttaatttattgattaatttatctgatggtttatttttgtaattcatTGTATTTGCCTTGATTTTTGACACTCGTTAATGTTGTCCATGAATGTTTTTAAGAGTTAAATGAGGTTTCCAACAAAATGCAGCCACATTGTACTTGCTTCATATTCATTTGTctgtttcatacattttaaattatctacaggttgttttttgtttttttgctgcagGTTTTTCTAACATCTTTAACAAGGGTGCAAGTAGTTTGAATCAAACTAGAGAATTAAAGCTGACACAATTagttaatcaatattttcataaccgatttaattgttttaagtaattttttaagtaaaaataacaaacattccCTAGTTCCAGTATCTcaattgtgagaatttgctgcttttctttatcttatctgatagtaaactgaattttGTTCAGGACTGTTGTCCTGGCAAAATGAACAATTTGATGACAACAAGTTGGGCTCCAGGAAATTGGGAATgggtcttttttaattttttagactagacaattaatccattaattgagAAGATAATCAACAGAttcatcgataatgaaaataatcattagttgcagcctcaAATCCAATAGTCAAAAAAGGTATTTAACTGAGCTAAATGCATGCAAACTGGGTTGTgcagatttgttcatttttgtttccaCATTTTACTTGTGTTTGTCTGGACCGGACTGGAGTTAAATATcaatttcaaataattttttcaaccttttttttttttacctgcttGACAAGGAAATTCACAATATTGGGGGGATTTCAGGTAGTGCCAGGTTACTGATAAATCCTACCCATCAACTGTCAAACTAGCAGGTAAAAAATGAGCTAATAAATTTTCAATTATTTGAAAAACACTATCTAACTCTTAATACCTGTTtctctcatttcattttcatatgtCAAGTGACCTCTCAGCCTGGACGACCGCATCCTCTAAGATTTGATCTGTCTATATCCCAAGTGTGACCCGatgtacatgtaaatgtgaatgCTTTTTCTCTGAGGACTGTGCAGAATGTGATCATGTTCAATGTACAAACTCAGTATTTCAACTAAGGTTGCTAGTTGAAACAAAGCTCTCCCTCTGAGGTGTAGCCAAGGTGTCATTATCTGTCTGAAATGTTACCATGAATAAGCTGATCTTACTGTAGGTGATGGACATTGTTCAGGTTGGGAATAATACTGTTATTGACTAACTTGTATTTGCACTGCAACACACTGATTTGAGTAAAATCATAGTAAACAATCCAACTGGGTCAGAATTTCTTTCATAAGGCTCTCTGTTTCCTTGTTGAATTAATGGGTACAAAAGCAgctataatctatatttttatccTGTTCCCCCTCAGCAGTTCCCCTCTGTGTttaagcatctttcagctcatctttcagctcattgtttggatttattgttttggttcactctcaccacccTCATAGCGTTGTATGTCGCTTTccgctgcagcaggcagctgttttcagcaacaacaaaaaaaagctatGAATCTTCtacttgcccagcaccaaacagcagacagtatTTCCTttaggagttagtggagactaGCAACAGTTTGTGCTTCTTATGAATTAGCATTAACGTTAAGACTCTTCTAACTGGATGAAAACAATTTCAATCCACTGCtcaaaaaaaaggtttttatacCGTTTAGCAACTCTGTGTCCTATACAGGAAACTGCCTGGCggccatctttgtttggattaggaaaCAACTTTGGGAAAcaggtaaaaatattttttattatgcaGCGGagagaatattttttcatccagatggttagaagagtctttgaggtcttgttaaacaaccttctgggttttttaaatattaccaGGTAAAATGATCTTTCTGAGAAATGCATAGTTACCTTTGTATCTGGAATCTACCTAATgctaatacatgagaggcacaaactgggactacccagcaccaaacagcagacaggcagatagcagttagcttagctggtaaacatagtgaagcatttagcagctaaagattctcatatttccctcaggagttagtaGAGATTGAAAAccgagctaaaaggagagtgactaTTGGACTTAAACTCATCagttggccagaaacacaactccatgTGAATGCTAATGCTGATCTGCGCCTGTTGATGTGTAAAGAGGTAACTAGTTGCTAACAAGTTTACCATTTTAACTGAAATGGTGATAATATcgcagtgttgtgttcacagcttgtttccgctgcccccgagtggccaaaaaataatttattgcaggtttaaagtataaaaactaaatgtatcCTTCCACTTTTAAATAATTGCCTGTGTTAGGCTGCATCAGGATGGTTTTCAATCAACTACATGATACCAACTTATTACCCAAGCCTCACCATGGCAACTACCAAGGTGAAAAGGTATACAATCATTTCAATCAGCTTTGgttcacttatttatttaaacatatgCTTTCATCAGCATTTCATTCCATAGATCTGTTTTAGCTTATGAGTAACATAGtaggaaaattaaaaaattaaagggaaatccactgctgcagcaaaacaaaaaagtactTCAATCAATAGACACATTTATTACACGCATACctttacagtaaacacacagtatTTGTTGATACAGAAAATGCTGTGAATGAAGTGCTTTGTTTTGGCATTAATCAACACAAATAGCTCACCTCTCCATTATATTCTTTGTGATTTCTATAAAGtagcatatttacattttgtgataTGTCTCTTAAATTCATACTGCAATTAGCAACCATGTGCTCTTGATGTCCTTGCCTAGCATTTTGAGTTAGAAACCTACTTAGTGAAAGCGCCTCTACTTAAACTACAGATATAATCAAGAGTATAAAAAAATCTTGATCTTTTGTTGTACTATCAAAGTATGGTGACAGAAGTGTAGGTGGTTGTTACTCATTTACTCCATGCCATTCAAAAGACATCTTGTGCGAGGGCACATGCTAAATTCCAGTTACGCTCCCCTGCAGACATGCTGGATTCACTCTATGGACCTCATTGCTCCTGTCTATCACAAGTGTTGGCCTGTATGTGCAATGTTTGGACTGGCAGTGCATCAGTTTGTAATGGTTCAAAAATACTTGGGATGGAGTCATTATAGATAAATTTGGTGGTTTGGAGAAAGAAACTCAGTATCTGGTacaacttttcaaaataaatgcttcAAGCACACAATGATGAAGTTCAATCACATAACTGGCAACCGGATGCTGTGCAAggcaaaagtaaacaaatatcGTTTCACACCAAGACCTCTGTGACTCATGGTGTGTAAGGTCTGGGTGGCACACAGTAGGGCTGAAATTTATGACGGATGAGAAGTCACCAGACAGTGAGTGCTTATGTCGCCTCTTTCTTGTCCCTTTGGGCATTCCGGCGGATCTTCATCTCTGTCAGCTGGATGTAGCGGATGACATTGGTGtctggaaaacaaagacaggaaaaggCTGATTTATTTCCTGCTCAGGCAGGAAATGGTGCATCAATATGCTCATAAATCTTCCACCATAACCGAACTCAGCGGTACATGTGACATAGTAAAGTGCAGCTAGTTTTTGGAATAAAAAATTTCGAACTACAGTATGagtaaacatgtttttgtttccaccATGCATTTTTTGTTTACCCCTTGTGGTTTTGAAAGGGTCTTACAGGAGCAACACTGGCAAAGAGTTGTTATCAATCAAGTGAACctaaacattaacaaaactgCAGTTATTCTACATTTATATGACAACAGCAACGCACTCAATGCAAAGAGATGAaccatttgaaaaaaattaacatttgaaaattgATGTCAGTAAGTCCTACTCTATTTCTCTGAATAAACTGAATAGTCTTTCATACATGCACTGTAGTACTACAAGAGACGACAtcacaaacattatttttttaattaatcaggGACATTGAGTGAGACTCTCTtagttttgctgtgtttttcataGCTATGGTTCCCaaaagttacagttacagtagaagaagaatctataaaacataaacataaaaagtaCCCTATGGAGTTTTTGGCCACTGCTATATGGTACAAGCACGCGGACGACgcgatacacattcctgccaatggtcTCACATTATTCCACAAATCTGCAGGTGGCAGTAACATGCAAAGAAGTGTAGCAATGCTCCAagaaaggcagggaagaagactgcaggctagtaaacatggatgtaaatgatgctggatttaaaatattaaaaaaatcagctcttccaatgttttatgaggaaagaAATCCGTCCCTGCCAGCTTGtctatagacctttttcactgaagacattttgacacatcacagtaggaaaagcacacgtgtaaataataaaatgaatgatggctgaattccatttagctgcttcagtttcagggtcctggtattgtgcttgctggctcactgtcacgttTGAACACTTGAACAAGGGACACTTGAAAAGAACAACGCCATCGTTAtgttaacacctgtgcttttcctactacgacaagtcaaaatggctgctgtgaaaaaggccttcTATGCGTTCTGTCTTAGCATCTAGCCTTCTAGTTACCAGTTTCTTGCTGCCTGTTATGACCTCTTGTCTGCCTTTTTGGACTTTTCGCCTGCCTGCCTTGCCTTTTGTTCTTTGTCTGTCCTGACTGACCACCTGTTATAAATAAACCCAGCTTTGAACCATCAACACAGTAAACCTGCCAGTCTCTGAGTCGAGCACCTGAATCCTGCACCTGCCTCACTGAGCGTTAACATTC is drawn from Siniperca chuatsi isolate FFG_IHB_CAS linkage group LG15, ASM2008510v1, whole genome shotgun sequence and contains these coding sequences:
- the map3k9 gene encoding mitogen-activated protein kinase kinase kinase 9, yielding MDVFKPALDNSLSPKACVSSSEEAEADVFRWPTPENGISAAPRAEPAAAGFWTAVFDYEATADDELSLRRGDLVEVLSKDSLVSGDEGWWTGMIADRVGIFPSNYVSKGNGIPEEMRDTPEQQYSVPSLHLLEIDFSELTLEEIIGVGGFGKVYRAVWRGSEVAVKAARRDLDEDVEQTLESVRQEAKLFAMLNHPNIMALLGVCLLEPNLCLVMEYARGGPLNRALAGKRIPPCTLVDWAVQIARGMHYLHSQAIVPIIHRDLKSSNILILERVEMEDLSNKTLKITDFGLAREWHRTTKMSAAGTYAWMAPEVIRSSTFSKGSDIWSYGVLLWELLTGEVPFRGIDGLAVAYGVAMNKLALPIPSTCPEPFARLMEDCWSLDTHSRPQFTTILDQLTAIEESGFFEMPAESFHSLQDDWKLEIQEMFDQLRTKEKELRSWEEELTQAALQQKCQEEALRRREQELAEREIHILERELNIIIHQLYQEKPLVESRQGKFRRNRLKLKDGNRISLPSDFQHKITVQASPSHDRRRSLLSSSSSPQTSPPMLPRLRAIQLTPGEGCAAWGCNTGFQQDEEEAERKGSRKKGRSRGCGPYREHSADASVKPPQEGSRQRSCSAPNLRRSPRHSPAVPGVPSLVEMENEDCCFTTEAGPAPGQSYLCIPFHKEGHTAAAAADGDGDEYCPSGHVPETPPCRKSPGGGRRSELVLLGCGALLAAVGLGCNLLTLSQPEESIKSRWEGFFHRTGGQRRSTSPQTHKLFRRESPLKPSAPSLPERGLPSSYTLLSLSSVSDCNSTRSLLRSDSEDLLVYQPSVSQHQAIQTPVNPLVNTHLESFKRNPRQSLTPTHVPSAPSSSRSLRRTPSDGAIKKSCPPNNLEPLPERTALENTGGFRGLKEDCPEVPRLPDPNVVFPPTPRRRCAPERPKTLDFVARPRPSPRARCDVFWAEVRPRGNGQNLGNSESPAHTSSTETPPTVEFGRDPAVLPTPMEAPTPYSPRRKENLLDQLDEGQCRDGTIPLCRPEISFPKDSPYRYRPGFWS